In the genome of Vanacampus margaritifer isolate UIUO_Vmar chromosome 1, RoL_Vmar_1.0, whole genome shotgun sequence, one region contains:
- the dkc1 gene encoding H/ACA ribonucleoprotein complex subunit DKC1: MADAEASEKKKKKVKKMAADVGEIQQSGDFLIKPETVAPTLDTSQWPLLLKNFDKLNVRTAHYTPLSSGSNPLKRNIQDYIKSGFINLDKPANPSSHEVVAWIRRILRSEKTGHSGTLDPKVTGCLIVCVDRATRLVKSQQSAGKEYVGIVRLHNAIESEHALARAMETLTGALFQRPPLIAAVKRQLRVRTVYESKLVEYDADRRLGIFWVSCEAGTYIRTLCVHLGLLLGVGGQMQELRRVRSGVMGEKDNLVTMHDIMDAQWQFDHNKDETYLRRVIFPLEKLLVSYKRLVMKDSAVNAICYGAKIMLPGVLRYEDGIEVNQDIVVITTKGEAVCTAVALMTTAVISTCDHGIVAKIKRVIMERDTYPRKWGLGPKASQKKMMIQKGLLDKHGKPNGSTPDAWKTGYVDYSATPATMKSETPAKSVKRKREEADSEMEATAAAEETPKEKKKKKKEKRAKMEDGETETATAAEPQVELESGKKKKKKKKSKDDDDAASE, translated from the exons ATGGCGGACGCAGAAG cttcggaaaagaagaagaagaaggtcaAGAAAATGGCTGCCGATGTCGGG GAAATCCAGCAGAGCGGCGACTTTCTCATCAAGCCCGAAACCGTCGCGCCCACATTGGACACGTCCCAGTGGCCCCTCCTCCTCAAG AACTTCGACAAGCTGAACGTGCGCACGGCCCACTACACGCCGCTCTCCAGCGGGAGCAACCCGCTCAAGAGGAACATCCAGGACTACATCAA GTCGGGCTTCATCAACCTGGACAAGCCGGCCAACCCGTCGTCTCACGAGGTGGTGGCGTGGATCCGGCGGATCCTGCGCTCGGAGAAGACGGGCCACAGCGGCACCCTGGACCCCAAAGTCACCGGCTGCCTCATCGTGTGCGTGGACAGAGCCACGCGATTGGTCAAATCCCAGCAGAGCGCAG GGAAAGAGTATGTGGGGATCGTTCGGCTACACAACGCCATCGAAAGTGAACACGCGCTGGCCAGA GCAATGGAGACTTTGACGGGCGCCCTTTTCCAGCGACCGCCGCTCATCGCCGCCGTCAAGCGGCAGCTGCGAGTGCGTACAGTCTACGAGAGCAAACTGGTGGAGTACGACGCCGACAGGAGGCTCG GAATCTTCTGGGTGAGCTGCGAGGCGGGAACGTACATCAGGACGTTGTGTGTCCACCTGGGCTTGCTGCTGGGGGTCGGGGGTCAGATGCAGGAGCTCCGCAGGGTCCGCTCCGGAGTCATGGGCGAGAAG GACAACCTGGTGACGATGCACGACATCATGGACGCGCAGTGGCAGTTTGACCACAACAAAGACGAGACGTACCTGCGGCGGGTCATCTTCCCGCTGGAGAAGCTTCTGGTGTCTTACAAGCGCTTGGTGATGAAGGACAGCGCC GTCAACGCCATCTGCTACGGCGCCAAGATCATGCTGCCGGGCGTCCTCCGCTACGAGGACGGCATCGAAGTCAACCAGGACATCGTGGTCATCACCACCAAGGGGGAGGCGGTCTGCACGG CCGTGGCCCTGATGACCACGGCGGTCATCTCCACGTGCGATCACGGCATCGTGGCCAAGATCAAGCGCGTCATCATGGAGCGAGACACCTACCCGCGAAAGTGGGGACTCGGACCCAAG GCGAGCCAGAAGAAGATGATGATCCAGAAAGGACTTCTGGACAAGCACGGGAAACCCAACGGAAGCACGCCTGACGCATGGAAGACGGGCTACGTGGACTAcag TGCCACCCCCGCCACCATGAAGTCGGAAACGCCCGCCAAGTCAGtcaag AGGAAGAGGGAGGAGGCGGACAGCGAAATGGAAGCCACGGCGGCCGCTGAGGAGACGCccaaagagaagaaaaagaagaaaaaagagaagcGCGCCAAGATGGAGGACGGCGAAACGGAGACTGCGACGGCGGCCGAGCCGCAAGTAGAG CTTGAAAGtggcaaaaagaagaagaaaaagaagaaatctaaAGATGACGACGATGCAGCCTCCGAGTGA
- the znf839 gene encoding zinc finger protein 839, with protein sequence MADNEDESGSGRTITASETPRSPAQTHAADSTQPEDAAPPEPAAADTDTESAECTPAAMPGGCGESSPAVAGEQSDHPVDQGQAACAVPAVGESQLVDFLQTEQSILVGADFSSLGADMSNTTIIYVQPDGSLMEGSGLTPEEQQALLEQLSKQQVVQVSDSEAAQLLQQSQTLKSSPLHSVALNPSQLQQVISQVSSKTQQQVQTPQQSVKQITQVQTPQQLVKQIVQIQTPQPPVKPVIQVQTSQQALKQLVQVHTPQKVVQQAVKQLVQIQTPQQVVKQLVQVQNASQHLKSAAQQVALQGSPSSSSSSTVVPLTQSKPEPVRIQIQAPPKQEVKPHPPLQLHNNQTANQPHVTLSTNGSTQIIHIQPMVAQQGQQLFLQQNLGDAPIQLLLQSPTPVVGSLLPLVHKLPTTASVTVSAAITSPAKTPPTPTVKLTNVSLLKTPTNGTAPPPTKSPVKQTTAPPGQAGPPVAGLTAVVAPLAAKDREKEKARKQKKKEKKAVKVQTRSGRVSRPPKYKAKDYKFIKTEDLAESHQSDSDDYSDVSMEDEDKKDGGQDGDTSLAYSHKSRSHPCQTCNKAYIGPGGLNRHYKLNPSHGEPEPAGEEPPPTHGDDGQPQTLDTEMADVTTPDAATEEEAEEKTAAVATDKPAAALAQQSGLVASAEGFRGVHHRGPGRPRGRGRGRGRGRGRGRGRGRSLGAPPKFVQVSGSFMGRRGRRGRPPKMDDGVASGEPPVERRRERLQELVDQCEDEELMDIVLPRLTKVLSVWEMLLAKVERTGPPRTHFPDVYREFESLQAHVRQAAQDYIVAPLGGAAAAPLEIRNIEVARSLGILDEVNRMKVLPGASSASSASNKSSRYMENSKMLPPSKRFKMENSVPPQHNGIERAVVTSATPVVTSVAPVTPTSTASAASSMATPLIPSEAKPSTGPAQAPAAATPMEVTTAEQQATEAAPPPPPPPTPTPTPTEGPAPSEQAQEAENVAEPEKLPETCLVQEGQEIYIETDGLSEADGIVIVNGPDGTTMHIQTPDGVPLEAVQALLGIEAADPSKAS encoded by the exons ATGGCGGACAACGAGGATGAGAGCGGGTCCGGGAGAACAATAACAGCCTCGGAAACTCCTCGGTCCCCGGCCCAGACCCACGCCGCGGACTCCACGCAGCCCGAGGACGCGGCCCCGCCGGAGCCCGCCGCCGCCGATACCGATACCGAGTCGGCCGAGTGTACGCCAGCCGCGATGCCCGGAGGGTGCGGGGAAAGCTCGCCCGCGGTGGCTGGCGAGCAAAGCGACCATCCCGTCGACCAGGGCCAGGCAGCGTGCGCTGTCCCCGCGGTCGGGGAGTCTCAGCTGGTGGACTTTTTACAGACGGAACAAAGCATCCTGGTGGGCGCCGATTTCTCCAGCTTGGGCGCAGACATGAGTAACACCACCATCATCTACGTGCAACCGGACGGCAGCCTGATGGAAGGCTCCGGGTTGACCCCGGAGGAGCAACAGGCTCTGCTGGAGCAGCTCAGCAAGCAGCAGGTGGTTCAGGTGTCGGACAGTGAGGCTGCCCAACTGCTCCAGCAGAGCCAGACCCTAAAGAGCAGCCCTCTCCACAGTGTGGCTCTCAACCCGAGCCAGCTGCAGCAGGTCATCAGCCAGGTGAGCAGCAAGACCCAGCAGCAGGTCCAGACCCCGCAGCAGTCGGTGAAACAGATAACCCAGGTCCAGACCCCGCAGCAGCTGGTGAAACAAATAGTTCAGATCCAGACCCCGCAGCCGCCAGTCAAACCAGTGATTCAGGTCCAGACCTCGCAACAAGCGCTCAAACAGCTAGTTCAGGTCCATACACCACAGAAGGTGGTGCAGCAGGCGGTGAAGCAGCTAGTCCAGATCCAGACCCCGCAGCAGGTGGTAAAACAACTAGTCCAGGTCCAGAATGCCTCCCAGCACCTGAAGAGTGCTGCACAGCAGGTTGCTTTGCAGGGAAgtcccagcagcagcagcagcagcactgtCGTCCCCTTGACTCAGTCCAAG CCAGAACCAGTCAGGATCCAGATTCAGGCTCCtcccaaacaggaagtgaagccCCATCCACCCTTGCAGCTGCACAACAATCAGACCGCCAATCAACCACACGTGACTCTGTCGACCAATGGCAGCACTCAAATCATCCACATCCAGCCAATGGTGGCTCAGCAGGGCCAGCAGTTGTTCCTGCAGCAAAACCTGGGTGATGCCCCCATACAGCTGCTGCTCCAGAGCCCCACCCCCGTGGTGGGATCTTTGCTCCCATTGGTGCACAAACTTCCGACTACCGCGTCGGTTACTGTGTCGGCCGCCATCACCTCCCCTGCCAAGACGCCGCCCACCCCCACCGTTAAACTGACCAATGTGTCACTGCTCAAGACCCCCACCAACGGCACCGCGCCGCCCCCCACTAAGAGTCCGGTCAAACAAACCACCGCCCCGCCGGGACAAGCTGGCCCCCCCGTAGCGGGCCTAACAGCCGTAGTCGCTCCCCTTGCGGCCAAGGATCGAGAAAAGGAGAAAGCGaggaaacagaagaagaaagagaagaaggcAGTCAAGGTGCAGACCAGGTCGGGTCGAGTTTCAAGACCGCCCAAGTACAAAGCCAAAGACTACAAGTTCATCAAGACCGAGGACCTGGCCGAGAGCCACCAGTCCGACTCGGACGACTACTCGGACGTGAGCATGGAGGACGAGGACAAAAAGGACGGCGGCCAAGACGGCGACACCTCGCTGGCCTACAGCCACAAGTCCAGGTCCCACCCTTGCCAAACCTGCAACAAGGCCTACATCGGACCGGGGGGGCTCAACCGCCACTACAAGCTCAACCCCAGCCACGGAGAACCCGAGCCGGCCGGCGAAGAGCCGCCGCCGACCCACGGCGACGACGGCCAACCGCAAACGCTCGACACGGAAATGGCAGACGTGACAACGCCGGACGCCGCCACGGAAGAGGAAGCGGAGGAGAAAACTGCTGCCGTGGCAACCGACAAA CCCGCCGCCGCGTTGGCTCAGCAGTCGGGCCTGGTGGCGTCTGCTGAAGGATTCCGGGGCGTCCACCACAGAGGTCCGGGCAGGCCCCGCGGTCGAGGAAGAGGGAGGGGGCGCGGGCGTGGCCGTGGTCGTGGTCGTGGTCGGTCCCTGGGGGCGCCGCCCAAG TTCGTTCAGGTTTCGGGAAGCTTCATGGGCCGGCGGGGACGCCGCGGACGGCCCCCCAAGATGGACGACGGCGTGGCGAGCGGCGAGCCGCCGGTGGAGAGGAGACGGGAGCGACTGCAGGAG CTGGTGGACCAGTGTGAGGACGAGGAGCTGATGGACATCGTTCTTCCTCGTCTCACTAAAGTCTTAAGTGTGTGGGAGATGCTGCTGGCCAAG GTGGAGCGGACCGGACCGCCTCGGACTCACTTTCCCGATGTTTACCGCGAGTTCGAATCACTGCAGGCGCACGTCAGACAAGCCGCACAGGATTACATCGTGGCGCCACTAGGGGGCGCTGCCGCCGCACCCCTGGAGATCAGGAACATCGAG GTGGCGCGCTCGCTCGGCATCCTCGACGAGGTCAACCGCATGAAAGTCCTCCCCGGCGCGTCTTCGGCGTCCAGTGCGAGCAACAAGAGTAGCCGCTACATGGAG AACTCCAAGATGCTGCCGCCGTCCAAGCGCTTCAAGATGGAGAACAGCGTTCCTCCGCAGCACAACGGCATCGAGAGAGCGG TTGTGACCTCCGCCACCCCCGTGGTGACCTCGGTGGCGCCCGTGACGCCGACGTCAACAGCCAGCGCCGCCTCCTCGATGGCAACGCCGCTGATTCCCAGTGAAGCCAAACC CTCCACTGGCCCCGCCCAGGCTCCTGCAGCCGCCACCCCCATGGAAGTCACCACAGCCGAGCAGCAGGCGACGGAGGccgccccgcccccgcccccgccgccaACGCCAACGCCAACGCCAACCGAGGGTCCGGCCCCAAGCGAGCAGGCCCAGGAAGCCGAGAACGTGGCGGAGCCGGAGAAGCTTCCCGAGACGTGCCTGGTGCAGGAGGGCCAAGAAATCTACATCGAGACGGACGGCCTGAGCGAGGCGGACGGCATCGTCATCGTCAACGGGCCCGACGGCACCACCATGCACATCCAGACTCCGGACGGCGTCCCCCTGGAGGCGGTGCAAGCCCTGCTGGGCATCGAGGCGGCCGACCCGAGCAAAGCCAGCTGA
- the cinp gene encoding cyclin-dependent kinase 2-interacting protein isoform X1: protein MEGDVTNANRKCSAVTGSGRKLKDNAADWHNLMLRWEKFNDEGFTIAGSIVNARRSSGETEGSSRDLVPGNLTLQEECEKLEGVVNKMAAIVAKMERLMASQRGLVDLEEFQFGPQGRKVPLFHSWNAKDFARSCDFLLQSFTSELRLKRVLLREVAHSANSDLCLVYLSCWLHQPLVPARARLALEAVLLETGQRHLPG, encoded by the exons ATGGAag GCGACGTCACCAACGCGAACAGGAAGTGCTCGGCCGTCACCGGAAGTGGACGCAAACTAAAAGACAACGCAGCTGACTGGCACAACTTGATGCTGCGCTGGGAGAAGTTCAACGACGAAGGCTTCACCATCGCGGGAAGCATTGTCAACGCCAGGAGAAGCAG CGGCGAGACGGAAGGATCGTCGAGGGATCTGGTGCCGGGGAATTTGACGCTTCAGGAGGAATGTGAGAAGCTGGAGGGCGTCGTCAATAAAATG GCGGCCATTGTGGCGAAGATGGAGCGGCTGATGGCGTCCCAGCGAGGCCTGGTGGATCTGGAGGAATTTCAGTTTGGGCCGCAAGGCAGAAAGGTTCCGCTCTTCCACAGCTGGAACGCCAAAGACTTTG CGCGGTCGTGCGACTTCCTGCTGCAGTCGTTCACGTCGGAGCTGCGTCTCAAGCGCGTCCTCCTCCGGGAAGTGGCCCACAGCGCCAACTCGGACCTCTGCCTGGTCTACCTTTCGTGCTGGCTCCACCAGCCGCTGGTGCCGGCGCGCGCCCGCCTGGCCCTGGAGGCGGTCCTGCTGGAGACGGGCCAGCGACACCTTCCTGGTTGA
- the cinp gene encoding cyclin-dependent kinase 2-interacting protein isoform X2, whose translation MLRWEKFNDEGFTIAGSIVNARRSSGETEGSSRDLVPGNLTLQEECEKLEGVVNKMAAIVAKMERLMASQRGLVDLEEFQFGPQGRKVPLFHSWNAKDFARSCDFLLQSFTSELRLKRVLLREVAHSANSDLCLVYLSCWLHQPLVPARARLALEAVLLETGQRHLPG comes from the exons ATGCTGCGCTGGGAGAAGTTCAACGACGAAGGCTTCACCATCGCGGGAAGCATTGTCAACGCCAGGAGAAGCAG CGGCGAGACGGAAGGATCGTCGAGGGATCTGGTGCCGGGGAATTTGACGCTTCAGGAGGAATGTGAGAAGCTGGAGGGCGTCGTCAATAAAATG GCGGCCATTGTGGCGAAGATGGAGCGGCTGATGGCGTCCCAGCGAGGCCTGGTGGATCTGGAGGAATTTCAGTTTGGGCCGCAAGGCAGAAAGGTTCCGCTCTTCCACAGCTGGAACGCCAAAGACTTTG CGCGGTCGTGCGACTTCCTGCTGCAGTCGTTCACGTCGGAGCTGCGTCTCAAGCGCGTCCTCCTCCGGGAAGTGGCCCACAGCGCCAACTCGGACCTCTGCCTGGTCTACCTTTCGTGCTGGCTCCACCAGCCGCTGGTGCCGGCGCGCGCCCGCCTGGCCCTGGAGGCGGTCCTGCTGGAGACGGGCCAGCGACACCTTCCTGGTTGA